A section of the Engystomops pustulosus chromosome 3, aEngPut4.maternal, whole genome shotgun sequence genome encodes:
- the SUCNR1 gene encoding succinate receptor 1 isoform X2, giving the protein MDHEIHNCTTIDCLLEKYYLSTIYSLEFIFGILGNGIVMFGYIFCMKKWTSGSVYLFNLCLSDFAFLCTLPLLIHSYASGSWMFEEFLCYSNRYLLHANLYTSILFLTFISIDRYLIIKYPFRDHILQKKEMAIVISTGIWFVVMLEIAPILFFIELRNSSQCLSYGSSGMASYSLIYSVCLTVTGFIIPLCAMCIFYMKMARFLKTRSETLTTSFPLDKPLTLVAVAVIVFFILFTPYHLMRNVRIASRMDRWHLSREAKITINSVYVITRPIAFLNSVINPVFYFLMGDNFREMMLAKIRYFFRTMNCHCIHDCKPDCSKGRSYRTDS; this is encoded by the exons ATG GACCATGAAATCCACAACTGTACAACAATTGATTGTCTACTTGAGAAGTATTACTTATCCACTATATATTCCCTGGAATTTATATTTGGAATCCTTGGCAATGGTATAGTGATGTTTGGATATATTTTCTGCATGAAGAAGTGGACCAGCGGGAGTGTGTACCTATTTAACCTGTGCCTGTCAGACTTCGCCTTCCTGTGCACCCTTCCTCTGCTGATTCACAGCTACGCCAGTGGGAGCTGGATGTTTGAAGAATTCCTGTGCTATAGCAATAGATACTTGCTGCACGCCAACCTCTACACTAGCATTCTTTTCCTCACCTTCATCAGTATTGATCGATACCTGATTATTAAATACCCTTTTCGAGATCATATTCTGCAGAAGAAGGAAATGGCAATTGTGATTTCTACTGGGATTTGGTTTGTGGTCATGTTAGAAATAGCGCCCATTCTGTTTTTTATAGAATTGCGTAACAGCAGCCAGTGCCTCAGCTACGGAAGTTCCGGAATGGCGTCCTACAGCCTTATTTATAGCGTGTGCCTCACTGTCACTGGCTTCATCATCCCACTCTGTGCCATGTGTATATTTTACATGAAAATGGCCCGCTTTTTGAAAACCAGAAGTGAAACTCTTACAACATCCTTCCCCCTGGACAAACCTCTTACTTTGGTGGCCGTTGCAGtgattgtgttttttattttattcaccCCATATCACCTCATGAGAAATGTCAGGATTGCATCACGTATGGATAGATGGCACCTGAGCCGAGAAGCAAAGATCACCATCAATTCTGTATATGTAATCACAAGACCGATTGCTTTCTTGAACAGTGTGATAAACCCTGTCTTCTATTTCCTAATGGGGGATAATTTCAGGGAAATGATGCTCGCCAAAATCCGCTACTTTTTCAGGACAATGAATTGTCACTGCATCCACGATTGCAAACCAGACTGTAGTAAAGGAAGAAGTTATAGGACAGATTCTTAG
- the SUCNR1 gene encoding succinate receptor 1 isoform X1 has product MSELLTSVTQDMQMSLLQLFSATYRDLTELLTVSQAAGGGLQASESSDTMDHEIHNCTTIDCLLEKYYLSTIYSLEFIFGILGNGIVMFGYIFCMKKWTSGSVYLFNLCLSDFAFLCTLPLLIHSYASGSWMFEEFLCYSNRYLLHANLYTSILFLTFISIDRYLIIKYPFRDHILQKKEMAIVISTGIWFVVMLEIAPILFFIELRNSSQCLSYGSSGMASYSLIYSVCLTVTGFIIPLCAMCIFYMKMARFLKTRSETLTTSFPLDKPLTLVAVAVIVFFILFTPYHLMRNVRIASRMDRWHLSREAKITINSVYVITRPIAFLNSVINPVFYFLMGDNFREMMLAKIRYFFRTMNCHCIHDCKPDCSKGRSYRTDS; this is encoded by the exons ATGTCTGAATTATTAACTAGCGTTACTcaagatatgcaaatgagcctattaCAGCTTTTCTCCGCTACATACAGAGACCTCACAGAACTGCTCACAGTGtcacaggctgctggtggtggactGCAAGCATCAGAATCATCAGATACAATG GACCATGAAATCCACAACTGTACAACAATTGATTGTCTACTTGAGAAGTATTACTTATCCACTATATATTCCCTGGAATTTATATTTGGAATCCTTGGCAATGGTATAGTGATGTTTGGATATATTTTCTGCATGAAGAAGTGGACCAGCGGGAGTGTGTACCTATTTAACCTGTGCCTGTCAGACTTCGCCTTCCTGTGCACCCTTCCTCTGCTGATTCACAGCTACGCCAGTGGGAGCTGGATGTTTGAAGAATTCCTGTGCTATAGCAATAGATACTTGCTGCACGCCAACCTCTACACTAGCATTCTTTTCCTCACCTTCATCAGTATTGATCGATACCTGATTATTAAATACCCTTTTCGAGATCATATTCTGCAGAAGAAGGAAATGGCAATTGTGATTTCTACTGGGATTTGGTTTGTGGTCATGTTAGAAATAGCGCCCATTCTGTTTTTTATAGAATTGCGTAACAGCAGCCAGTGCCTCAGCTACGGAAGTTCCGGAATGGCGTCCTACAGCCTTATTTATAGCGTGTGCCTCACTGTCACTGGCTTCATCATCCCACTCTGTGCCATGTGTATATTTTACATGAAAATGGCCCGCTTTTTGAAAACCAGAAGTGAAACTCTTACAACATCCTTCCCCCTGGACAAACCTCTTACTTTGGTGGCCGTTGCAGtgattgtgttttttattttattcaccCCATATCACCTCATGAGAAATGTCAGGATTGCATCACGTATGGATAGATGGCACCTGAGCCGAGAAGCAAAGATCACCATCAATTCTGTATATGTAATCACAAGACCGATTGCTTTCTTGAACAGTGTGATAAACCCTGTCTTCTATTTCCTAATGGGGGATAATTTCAGGGAAATGATGCTCGCCAAAATCCGCTACTTTTTCAGGACAATGAATTGTCACTGCATCCACGATTGCAAACCAGACTGTAGTAAAGGAAGAAGTTATAGGACAGATTCTTAG